A stretch of DNA from Leptolyngbya sp. SIO1E4:
GGTGCAACGCATTTTGCTCCAGGGAGACCAGATTCAACCTGATCATCTACCGGCCTGGACCAAGACGCTGGCTCAGATTATTGAAGTGGCAGAAGGATTTCGTGCAGAGCACTATCCAGATCTGCCCCAACCGCCCAAGCCAGTTCCCTTTCAAACGTTGTGTCTAACGGCAGTGGTCGTGGCCCAACAGCGTCTTAAGGCCCAAGCGGCAGAGTATAAAGCGCTGTTGTCGACAGACGCTTGGGACGCACTTTATTCATCTTTGCTGGATGAAGTCGCCCACGTGGCAGTGCCCACATTAATGGCGCGGTTTCATGAACTGCGGTCAACCAAAGGCGACTTAAACTTGTTTTTCTTAACCTCTGTGCAGTCGGAGCCCAGCACTGAACTCTATGAGGCTTTTGTCGAGCAGCACTTAGGCGACGGGTTGCGATCGCTCTTTGCTGAGCACAGTGTTTTAGGCCGACTCATGGCGACCCTGGTCGATTTATGGGTCGAGGCGACGGGTGAATTTTTAGCCCATTTGCAACAAGACTGGAGCCTGATCGAGCAGCGGTTTTCACCAGGGCATTCCTTAGGAAAGGTTATCGCCATTGAGCCTAGCCTGTCTGACCCTCACGAAGGCAGGCGGACAGTAGCCATCCTGACCTTTGATACCGGTCTGAAGGTCGTGTATAAGCCCAAAAAGTTGGGTTTAGCGGCAGCATTCAATGACTTTTTAGATTGGTGCAACCAGCAGGAAAATCTTCTGCCATTTGAATATCCGATCATTCTCGATCAGGAAACGTATGGCTGGGTGGAGTTTGTAGAAAACCGGTCGTGCTCATCAGAAGCCGCGATAGGAAGGTTTTATCGCCGACAGGGAATGATGTTGTGCTTGGTGGATATTCTCGAAGGCAATGACTTCCACTATGAGAATATTTTGGCCTGTGGGGAACACCCCATGCTGATCGATCTCGAAACCTTGTTGGTTCCGGCTATCGGTTCCAAGGACACTGATACTTCAGATGTCTATAAAGTTCTCCATCAAAAAATCAGTGATTCTGTATTACGCACATCTCTGCTGCCGACTCAGTCCTACACGTTAAATCGCAACCAATTGCTAGTAGATGTGAGCGCTCTTGGAGTGGGAGAAGAGATGGGGGCAACTTCCCTGATTTGGCGCAACGTCAATACGGATGGCATGTCTTTGGGGTTAGTTCCTACCGAAAGCACCCATACGCTGAAGGAGAATCTACCCCGACTCGGAGAAAACCCGGTTTATCCCGATGCCTTTGTGGAAGAAATTGCCGGTGGTTTCGCAGATATGTATCAAACCCTGGTGAATCAGCGTGAGTTTTTACGGTCCTCCGAAAGCCCTTTGAGAAAATTTGCGGGCAAAGTCAGTCGCGTTATTTTTCGCAACACGGGGATTTACTTCCATCTGTTGAGTCAGTCTTACAGCGACATTCTGACGCAGGCTGGAGTCGCTCGCAGCGTTAGCTTTGATGTGCTGAGTCGAGCCATGGTGCTGCAAGATGAGCAGCCGAAACTATGGCCGCTCTTCCATGCCGAAAAGCAATGTTTAGAGCAGCTCGACATTCCTTCATTTACCAGCACCACCTCCAGTCGCGATTTGTACTGCAATGACCAAGTAGTCATTCAAGACTTTTTTCCCTATTGCAGCCTTGATGCAGTCATGAACAGACTGCAAGGGTTGAAGGATGAAGAGCTGGCTTTTCAGCAGCAAATCATTCGCTTGTCTTTATATGCTCGCTATCAGCAAGAACCCAAGCTGCTCGCTGGCGTCAATCCCAAAGTAGCAAAAAGTGCAGCGCATAGAGCTTTACCCATACCCGTTTCCACCACTCCTCAGTCGGCCCTTTCCCAGCGATTTTTAGACGCCTCAATTAACCTGGCAGAAGGGCTTTGTCAAGCTGCAGAGTGGGATGGCGATCGCAAAACGCCTGGCTGGCTGGGGGTGTGCTACGCCCACCACAATCAAAGCTTTTTTGTCAATGCCATTGACGTGGGGCTATATTCGGGCGTTGGCGGCATCGGTCTATTTTTTGCAGCACTGGCCAAGGTTACTGGAAATAGGACCTGGCGTGACCTGGCTCTGGCTTCCACTTCGTCCCTGCGAAAAGTTCTCCGCGAAGAATCCTCAGACGAGCTGCAAAAGCTCTCGCAATTGTCAAGCATGGCTGGGGCCGATCGGCTGCAATCATTAATCTACAGCTTCACTCGCATGGGCGATCTGCTGCAAGATACAAGTTTCGTAGAAGCGGCTTATCGCATCGCCAGCCTTATCACTCCAGACTCGATCACTAAAGACCCGCAATTTGATCTGGTTGGTGGGACGGCAGGTACCTTGGTGCACTTACTCACGCTACTCCCTTACCTAGCAGGGGAGCAAAGGCAACACGTCTTAAACACGGCGATCGCCTGTGGAGAACATTTGCTGGCCCATCAAACGAGGCCACAGAATGGCTCCAGAGCTTGGGAAACCTGGCGCGAACAACGCCTGACCGGCTATTCCCAGGGAGCAGCAGGGATTGCCGATGCCCTGTTACGGCTATTTGAAGTGACTCAGGATGAGCGTTTTCGGATGGCAGCGATAGAGGCGATCGCCTACGAGCAAACCCAATTCTCAGAAGCGCGGCAGAACTGGCTAGACTTGCGCTCCTCCGATAACACTTGTCAGGTGAATTGGGCCCATGGCGCACCGGGCATTGCCCTGGGGCGACTGAATGGACTGCCCCAAATGGATACCCCTGATATTCGCCAGCAAATTGATACCGCCCTTCAGACCACCCAAAATGCACTGGTTTGGGGCACCGACTCTCTTTACTGGGGCACCTTGGGGCGGGTCGAAGTGCTGCTGCAAGCAGCTCAGGTGCTGCAGCGGCCAGAGCTGCTACAGCCGGCCTATGCCGCTGCTGAGCAGGTGCTAGACCGGGCCAATCGGGAAGGTACTTTTACCCTGTTTCAAAACTTCCCGTCCGATGTGACCTATCCAGGATTTTTCTATGGTCGAGCGGGCATCGGCTATGAACTGCTACGGCTGGCCTATCCAGATCAGCTGCCTTCCGTATTGAGTTTTCAATAGATAGAGCCTAGAACCATGACTCAAACCATTTCCTTTACCAAGGGTTCTCAACTGCAAGCATTTACCCTTTGTGACTTCAACAGCATGGCCATTCAGCCATTTATTCAAGACGTACTGAATCAGTTCGTGGAGTCCGATGATCTGGAGCAGGCCATCTTGGCAGCGGCTAAAAGCCACGACCAGGTTGCTAGAGTCCTATTTGATATCGATCCGCAGAACCCCTTGGAGAGCTTCTCCCTCAAAGAGCCTTACCTATTTCCGGCCCACAATTCGGCCCTTTCCCTTAACTATGTCAACCCCAAAGTGCATCAACTGCTCAACAACGGTGGCAACCAGGTTATTCGTGACCCGGCTCTTTGGCCCGATGTGCATCGGGTACTCCACCTCTGCGGTCGAGGCGATCTCTCATATCAGGAGATTTGCGAGCAATCCAGCGATCGCATGGTGGAGTTTTTAGACAACCTGATCAAAGCTTGGGTCGTGCGAGAAGACGCGCCGCCGCAGCGGGTGACGCTGCCTCAGGAGCCTGGGGTCTTTAGATTGCAACATGCGGCCCTGCTGTTTCGTAGCCACACTACAGGCCTACTGGTAGACCCTCATCTGCATTCCAACTATGGTATCCCGGGTCTTCAGCAGGACATTACCCGAGCCATGCTGGAGGGCTATGTCGATGGCATTCTCATTTCCCACAACCACTATGACCACTGGCATTTACCGACACTGATGCAGTTTGCACCGGATATTCCCATCATTGTGCCCAAGGTGCCTAGAGCTTCGATTACCTGTGATGACATGGCGGCTCGCCTGCGGGAACTGGGTTTTGAGCAGGTCATTGCGGTGGATTGGGACAGTGAGCCCATCACCATTGGGGACATGAAAGTGCATGTACTGCCCTTCTATGGGGAGCAGCCCTTAGTGCCTTTGTACGATACCCCCAAACACCCCGATCTGCGTAACTGGGGCAACACCTACCTGGTCGAAACCGAAGACTACACCGCGTGGTTTTTAATTGACGCCGGAACTGACCCCATGGGAGCCATGACCGAAGTGGCGGAAAGGGTGCAGCAAACGTTTGGTTCCCTCGATATGGTGCTGAGCAATTTCCAGCCCTTGTCATTCAATTCCATCGGTGCGGATTTATCCGGCTGGGGATTGGACATTCTGGGCACCATGCTGAGCAATCCGCAAATTTTCGCCACGATTGGCAAAGAGGACGGCTCCTACCTCTCGACATTAGGCCCCACTGGAGTGGCTGAAATCTGTCAGCTTGTCAACGCTAAAGCTTGTTTGCCCTATGCCCACAGTTGGGCTGAGTTAGGCCACTACACCGAACACGACACAGGGTTACTGAAAGCCACCCAAGCGGAATTGACCCAGCGGGGATGTAAGACCCAACTGATTCCCTGGCGCATCGGCGATGGTTATCTACGGACCTCTGATCAGGGTTCCGAGGCGATGGTGTGTCGGCCCGCTTTTTACGGAATGCCAACGTCTACCAACCGAATGAGCCAGCTGCAACTCACCAACTGATAGGAAACCTGATGAATTATGGGACATCGTCACATTAACCCAAACCCAACGATGACTCACCAGCTGGTCGAAGAGCTGGGGGTATTTAAGCCCGCGCCTGTTGTGATCTGTGATGTGGGGGCGCGGGGCGGCGTCGAGCCGCAATGGCAGGCATTTGGCAACCAAGCTCAATTTATTGGGTTTGAGCCTGATCGGGGGGAATGCGATCTCCTGAACCATCGATTCTCCCAACAGACCTCGCAGAACGCTAACGCTCCGGCCCAACAGTTTTATCCAG
This window harbors:
- a CDS encoding type 2 lantipeptide synthetase LanM family protein, with amino-acid sequence MTNAIKSPDRNIGRHEILANVPIAVTDEYLLAIATKASYLSEILPIIRTLEAAQEREESATSPSAEQQAELQRRLDFWRNHAAKGDPVKFQRRLDWDHITPDMVQRILLQGDQIQPDHLPAWTKTLAQIIEVAEGFRAEHYPDLPQPPKPVPFQTLCLTAVVVAQQRLKAQAAEYKALLSTDAWDALYSSLLDEVAHVAVPTLMARFHELRSTKGDLNLFFLTSVQSEPSTELYEAFVEQHLGDGLRSLFAEHSVLGRLMATLVDLWVEATGEFLAHLQQDWSLIEQRFSPGHSLGKVIAIEPSLSDPHEGRRTVAILTFDTGLKVVYKPKKLGLAAAFNDFLDWCNQQENLLPFEYPIILDQETYGWVEFVENRSCSSEAAIGRFYRRQGMMLCLVDILEGNDFHYENILACGEHPMLIDLETLLVPAIGSKDTDTSDVYKVLHQKISDSVLRTSLLPTQSYTLNRNQLLVDVSALGVGEEMGATSLIWRNVNTDGMSLGLVPTESTHTLKENLPRLGENPVYPDAFVEEIAGGFADMYQTLVNQREFLRSSESPLRKFAGKVSRVIFRNTGIYFHLLSQSYSDILTQAGVARSVSFDVLSRAMVLQDEQPKLWPLFHAEKQCLEQLDIPSFTSTTSSRDLYCNDQVVIQDFFPYCSLDAVMNRLQGLKDEELAFQQQIIRLSLYARYQQEPKLLAGVNPKVAKSAAHRALPIPVSTTPQSALSQRFLDASINLAEGLCQAAEWDGDRKTPGWLGVCYAHHNQSFFVNAIDVGLYSGVGGIGLFFAALAKVTGNRTWRDLALASTSSLRKVLREESSDELQKLSQLSSMAGADRLQSLIYSFTRMGDLLQDTSFVEAAYRIASLITPDSITKDPQFDLVGGTAGTLVHLLTLLPYLAGEQRQHVLNTAIACGEHLLAHQTRPQNGSRAWETWREQRLTGYSQGAAGIADALLRLFEVTQDERFRMAAIEAIAYEQTQFSEARQNWLDLRSSDNTCQVNWAHGAPGIALGRLNGLPQMDTPDIRQQIDTALQTTQNALVWGTDSLYWGTLGRVEVLLQAAQVLQRPELLQPAYAAAEQVLDRANREGTFTLFQNFPSDVTYPGFFYGRAGIGYELLRLAYPDQLPSVLSFQ
- a CDS encoding MBL fold metallo-hydrolase — encoded protein: MTQTISFTKGSQLQAFTLCDFNSMAIQPFIQDVLNQFVESDDLEQAILAAAKSHDQVARVLFDIDPQNPLESFSLKEPYLFPAHNSALSLNYVNPKVHQLLNNGGNQVIRDPALWPDVHRVLHLCGRGDLSYQEICEQSSDRMVEFLDNLIKAWVVREDAPPQRVTLPQEPGVFRLQHAALLFRSHTTGLLVDPHLHSNYGIPGLQQDITRAMLEGYVDGILISHNHYDHWHLPTLMQFAPDIPIIVPKVPRASITCDDMAARLRELGFEQVIAVDWDSEPITIGDMKVHVLPFYGEQPLVPLYDTPKHPDLRNWGNTYLVETEDYTAWFLIDAGTDPMGAMTEVAERVQQTFGSLDMVLSNFQPLSFNSIGADLSGWGLDILGTMLSNPQIFATIGKEDGSYLSTLGPTGVAEICQLVNAKACLPYAHSWAELGHYTEHDTGLLKATQAELTQRGCKTQLIPWRIGDGYLRTSDQGSEAMVCRPAFYGMPTSTNRMSQLQLTN